Proteins co-encoded in one bacterium genomic window:
- the dnaJ gene encoding molecular chaperone DnaJ — MSKRCYYEVLGIARTAAPDKLKKVYRRLALKYHPDRCPDDPEAEARFKEASEAYQVLINPEKRSIYDRFGHAGLQNSGYRGFTSASDIFSSFSDIFDDFFGFGSRRRSVPRGEDARFDLDISFKDAVFGKAQEMEVTRLIVCPSCGGSGAESAADVVTCPTCRGRGTLLSGLGFVQISSTCPRCGGAGRIVKSRCRVCRGKRLVKKKAKLHVDIPSGVETGNYITLKGKGHDVPGGVPGDLHVVFHVLAHDFFERRDNDIVCEAPISFVQAVLGTTIEVPTLRGSRRLTVAPGTQTGTVLRIEGEGVPGSGFYSGGDMLVKLAVKTPTKLTAEQEALLKEFARVSGEDVSDHRTGAFQRIAEKIF, encoded by the coding sequence ATGAGTAAGAGGTGCTATTACGAGGTCCTTGGCATAGCAAGGACCGCCGCTCCAGACAAGCTGAAGAAGGTTTACCGGCGTCTTGCTCTGAAGTATCATCCAGACCGATGCCCCGATGACCCTGAGGCAGAGGCTCGATTCAAGGAGGCTTCTGAGGCATACCAAGTCCTGATCAATCCTGAGAAGCGCAGCATCTATGACAGGTTTGGCCACGCAGGGCTTCAGAACTCTGGGTACCGTGGTTTCACCAGTGCGAGCGACATCTTCTCGAGTTTCAGTGATATTTTTGATGACTTCTTCGGCTTTGGTTCGAGGAGGCGTTCTGTGCCCCGGGGCGAGGACGCTCGATTCGACCTGGACATATCTTTCAAGGACGCCGTCTTTGGTAAGGCCCAAGAGATGGAGGTTACCAGGCTAATCGTTTGTCCGTCTTGCGGCGGCTCTGGTGCGGAGTCTGCGGCCGACGTTGTAACGTGTCCGACGTGCCGGGGCAGAGGCACATTGCTCTCTGGACTTGGGTTTGTGCAGATTAGTTCCACCTGTCCGCGGTGCGGAGGGGCTGGGAGGATTGTGAAGTCTAGGTGCCGAGTTTGCAGGGGGAAGAGGCTCGTCAAGAAGAAGGCGAAACTGCACGTTGACATCCCATCAGGTGTCGAAACTGGCAACTACATAACGCTGAAAGGGAAGGGGCACGATGTGCCTGGCGGGGTGCCCGGGGACCTGCATGTTGTGTTCCACGTATTGGCGCATGACTTCTTCGAGAGACGAGATAACGATATTGTGTGTGAGGCGCCGATCTCATTTGTTCAAGCAGTGCTGGGGACGACGATAGAGGTCCCGACCCTGCGGGGGTCCAGAAGGCTGACTGTGGCTCCGGGCACGCAGACGGGAACAGTGTTGCGCATCGAGGGCGAGGGTGTGCCTGGGAGCGGTTTTTATTCTGGAGGGGACATGCTGGTTAAACTGGCGGTTAAGACCCCCACGAAGCTGACGGCGGAGCAAGAGGCTCTGCTCAAGGAGTTTGCGAGAGTTTCGGGTGAGGATGTGTCTGACCATAGGACAGGCGCCTTTCAGCGCATCGCTGAGAAGATATTTTGA
- a CDS encoding prepilin peptidase translates to MGHLDLFVAAEFFVIFVFGLCMGSFLNVCSFRIAQGQSIIWPGSRCQNCKTHLRALDNIPILSYILLGGRCRHCKVKLSPQYPIVEGAVGILSVLIALSLSVDLRILRHGAIAPRLLEAAGWFSLCFFVILIATIDHRTGLVPDVVSLPGIGCGVVFVTLLWRVGGPPNTHRLLPSPLAMTPLSSLWGIMIGGGLFFAVVLLSKGRMMGGGDIRIGALLGAYMGLRLALLSVLIASIVGTALFLPGLIAGRVSRKTEIRFGPLLSFGAIVSSFFGRSLINWYWGLF, encoded by the coding sequence GTGGGACATTTAGACCTATTTGTTGCGGCAGAGTTTTTCGTGATCTTTGTGTTCGGCCTTTGCATGGGCAGCTTTCTGAACGTCTGCTCGTTCAGGATAGCTCAGGGCCAATCGATAATCTGGCCAGGCTCTCGCTGCCAGAACTGCAAGACACATCTCCGGGCACTGGACAACATCCCGATACTAAGCTACATCCTGCTTGGCGGGAGGTGTCGGCACTGCAAAGTGAAGCTCTCGCCTCAATATCCGATTGTCGAGGGAGCAGTAGGGATACTGAGTGTTCTCATCGCTTTGAGCCTTTCTGTGGACCTCAGGATATTGAGGCACGGCGCAATTGCTCCGAGGCTGCTCGAGGCAGCAGGATGGTTCTCGCTCTGCTTTTTTGTTATTCTAATCGCCACGATCGATCACCGGACCGGACTGGTGCCGGACGTTGTCAGCCTTCCTGGGATTGGCTGCGGCGTTGTATTTGTTACGCTGTTGTGGAGAGTTGGCGGCCCTCCAAACACACACCGGCTTCTACCCTCGCCCCTTGCCATGACACCGCTTTCGTCGCTTTGGGGCATTATGATTGGCGGGGGGCTTTTCTTTGCGGTGGTTCTGCTGAGCAAGGGCCGTATGATGGGTGGCGGGGATATTAGGATCGGCGCGCTTTTGGGCGCATACATGGGGCTTAGGTTGGCTCTGTTGTCCGTGCTGATAGCGAGCATCGTGGGGACAGCGCTTTTTCTGCCGGGCCTTATCGCTGGCAGGGTCTCGCGCAAGACGGAGATACGTTTCGGCCCGTTGCTATCTTTTGGAGCGATAGTATCATCCTTCTTCGGCAGGAGCCTTATTAACTGGTATTGGGGATTGTTCTGA
- a CDS encoding HAD-IB family phosphatase, which translates to MKYKAVGFDVDGTLVKNVCYCWQTFHERFGVSDKVRSILKRRYQEGRITYREWGSKEVAIWRELGVTRKDFTKVINSMRLTDGLAEALAVLRRTGHYLFILSGTIRMVLEQLLPNYDTLFDQVAVSDIHFDEEGRPVGFNPGHPLRNERENKLQELRSLCRELQMDISQVAFVGDNDNDAEVLRAAGLGIAFCPQSTSARAAADVVVDSPDLRNVLPHILGAKGAA; encoded by the coding sequence GTGAAATACAAAGCGGTTGGCTTCGACGTTGATGGCACGCTGGTCAAGAACGTCTGTTACTGTTGGCAGACGTTTCACGAGCGATTCGGCGTCTCGGACAAGGTGCGCAGCATCCTCAAGCGTCGCTATCAGGAGGGCCGAATAACTTACAGGGAGTGGGGCAGCAAAGAGGTAGCCATTTGGCGCGAGCTCGGCGTTACCCGCAAGGACTTCACCAAAGTCATCAACAGCATGCGCCTCACGGACGGCCTGGCTGAAGCTCTGGCCGTCTTAAGGCGCACGGGGCACTACCTGTTCATCCTATCTGGCACTATCAGGATGGTCCTCGAGCAGCTTTTGCCCAACTACGACACGCTCTTCGACCAGGTCGCCGTCTCAGACATACACTTTGATGAAGAGGGAAGGCCGGTCGGCTTCAACCCCGGCCACCCATTGCGGAACGAGCGCGAGAACAAGCTGCAAGAGCTTCGGTCGTTATGCCGAGAGCTTCAGATGGACATCTCCCAGGTGGCTTTCGTTGGGGATAACGACAACGATGCCGAAGTGCTGCGTGCGGCTGGACTTGGGATAGCGTTCTGCCCGCAGAGCACCAGCGCCAGGGCCGCGGCCGACGTGGTGGTTGATTCTCCCGACCTGCGTAACGTTCTTCCCCACATTCTCGGCGCTAAAGGCGCGGCTTGA
- a CDS encoding two-component regulator propeller domain-containing protein, with protein MRRVYSVLLVVIICAAAAPSFADEWRNYDSPGWQDVWCASLGPDGSIWTQGGGAGVANLVRCRYLGGEVSWRHFGRYNSVVTPEFVNCIYADFSGLWIGTYESLLLFSGYDTRTYTSESSPLTDGSVRSICGDGEGGVWVATSRGLNHFNDGIWTTFTSASTVLPDTLGNCVMDYDAASGLLAITAGTSEHLGLYVYDGDEWYSWSSDDSELVAGYPDDLAFDHDGRLWIAFDDKGIQSFDGFSWAHYTSDNSGLPGGTVSDIAISPDGEIYVVCKSVCKFLNGRWVILPITTHSADPSFDGLLFDAQGALWVFSDEGHIRLYQGVKTLHYPTTMGLIAGTDYNRIVCSRLSDTVWFAGYGLCRFDNGSWDAWTRDNSPLENVTIKDLEEGPDGSIWVLNGYSLDRFDGQDWTNFSRGVAYFNPDCDAQDLLIDDNYTVYAATFDGLLKFDWFCWTKFPTPDGRGLEALALDRASGTLYATGRDKFYAFANEGWQSIELESGFYVCCLAVDHDGVVWGGSDNQMNCGAFSFDGQTVQYYRSSNSGIREGKVMQVAVDEDNVKWFAIDRGSLPGGGICSFDGAVWTTFTCQNSGLIQKWDDWTPDFVSVACDDNGDKWFGSSYFGVSRLSNVGTPDPLPSVQLFLNQTEYQVGDFMDVLLSETNLARCSWDVNLVIAVMLPDGGLYYFPQWTAASIVFMFQQIRPGTNTEPEAFFGIEMGDWLPKGEYTWFAGLANQDGIVGQIASAQFELK; from the coding sequence ATGAGGAGAGTTTATTCTGTCTTGTTGGTTGTTATCATTTGTGCGGCTGCCGCCCCCTCATTCGCGGACGAATGGCGTAACTACGACTCGCCGGGCTGGCAGGACGTGTGGTGCGCCTCACTTGGTCCGGATGGCTCGATCTGGACGCAGGGCGGGGGTGCGGGCGTGGCCAACCTCGTGCGCTGCCGTTATCTTGGCGGCGAGGTATCCTGGCGTCACTTTGGCCGCTACAACAGCGTCGTAACGCCCGAGTTTGTGAACTGCATATATGCGGACTTCAGCGGCCTTTGGATCGGGACCTATGAGAGTCTATTGCTCTTTTCTGGCTACGATACCAGGACTTACACGTCAGAGAGCAGCCCGCTTACAGATGGTTCCGTGAGAAGCATCTGCGGCGATGGTGAGGGTGGGGTCTGGGTCGCCACGTCCAGGGGCCTGAACCATTTCAACGATGGTATTTGGACGACGTTTACCTCAGCGAGCACGGTCCTTCCCGACACATTGGGCAACTGCGTGATGGACTATGATGCGGCGTCCGGGCTTCTGGCGATCACAGCGGGCACAAGTGAACACCTCGGTCTTTACGTCTATGACGGAGACGAATGGTATTCGTGGTCGTCCGACGATTCGGAGCTGGTTGCCGGGTACCCTGATGACTTGGCATTCGACCACGATGGCCGGCTGTGGATCGCCTTTGACGATAAGGGCATCCAGAGCTTCGATGGGTTCAGCTGGGCGCACTACACCAGCGATAACAGCGGGCTTCCCGGGGGCACCGTTAGCGACATCGCGATCAGCCCGGACGGGGAGATATACGTTGTATGCAAGAGCGTCTGCAAGTTCCTGAACGGTCGCTGGGTCATTCTCCCCATCACAACTCACTCTGCCGATCCGTCGTTTGATGGGCTTCTATTCGACGCCCAAGGCGCTCTCTGGGTCTTCTCTGACGAGGGCCATATCAGGCTGTACCAGGGCGTCAAGACGCTTCACTACCCGACCACGATGGGCCTGATAGCTGGAACGGACTACAATAGGATCGTGTGCTCGCGATTAAGCGACACGGTCTGGTTCGCAGGTTATGGCCTCTGCCGGTTCGATAACGGTAGCTGGGACGCGTGGACCCGCGACAACTCCCCGCTCGAAAACGTCACGATTAAAGACCTGGAAGAGGGGCCAGACGGCTCTATATGGGTTCTCAATGGGTACTCACTCGACCGGTTCGACGGGCAAGATTGGACGAACTTCAGCCGAGGCGTGGCATATTTCAATCCGGATTGCGATGCCCAGGACCTCCTCATCGACGATAACTACACAGTATATGCAGCGACTTTCGACGGCCTGCTTAAGTTCGATTGGTTCTGCTGGACGAAGTTCCCCACGCCAGATGGGAGGGGGCTCGAGGCGCTGGCCCTGGACCGGGCATCCGGGACGCTCTATGCGACTGGGCGGGACAAGTTCTACGCCTTCGCCAACGAGGGGTGGCAGAGCATTGAACTTGAGAGTGGCTTTTATGTGTGCTGCCTCGCGGTGGACCATGACGGCGTGGTCTGGGGCGGCTCCGACAACCAGATGAACTGTGGCGCCTTCTCCTTCGATGGGCAGACCGTTCAGTATTACAGGAGCTCAAACAGCGGCATCCGGGAGGGAAAGGTGATGCAGGTCGCGGTCGATGAGGACAACGTCAAGTGGTTCGCGATTGACAGGGGCAGTCTGCCCGGCGGGGGTATTTGTTCATTCGATGGTGCGGTCTGGACGACGTTCACCTGCCAAAACAGTGGCCTGATTCAGAAATGGGATGACTGGACCCCGGACTTCGTCTCGGTCGCCTGCGACGACAATGGCGACAAGTGGTTCGGCTCGAGCTACTTCGGGGTGAGCAGGCTGAGCAACGTCGGGACGCCTGACCCACTGCCGTCGGTTCAGCTGTTCCTCAACCAGACCGAGTATCAAGTTGGTGATTTCATGGATGTGCTGCTGAGCGAGACGAACCTGGCCCGGTGCTCCTGGGACGTCAACCTGGTCATTGCGGTCATGCTCCCCGATGGCGGGCTCTACTATTTTCCGCAGTGGACGGCCGCGTCCATCGTCTTTATGTTTCAGCAGATACGGCCCGGAACGAACACCGAGCCTGAGGCATTCTTCGGGATAGAGATGGGAGACTGGCTGCCGAAGGGCGAATACACGTGGTTCGCCGGGCTTGCCAACCAGGACGGCATCGTCGGCCAGATAGCAAGCGCACAGTTTGAACTCAAATGA
- a CDS encoding FmdB family zinc ribbon protein, with amino-acid sequence MPLYEYKCENCGNHIEVLHDVDEKGPERCAKCGGKLKRLIGAPGLIFKGPGFYVNDYGRNSGAGGKPTGKGGGVTESHDSSKERDSADKSEPAAKPAPDTGAHAASSGH; translated from the coding sequence ATGCCTCTTTACGAATATAAGTGCGAGAATTGCGGGAATCACATCGAGGTTCTTCATGATGTGGATGAGAAAGGGCCGGAGCGTTGTGCTAAGTGTGGGGGCAAGCTCAAACGCCTAATAGGGGCTCCGGGCCTGATATTCAAGGGGCCTGGTTTTTACGTGAACGATTATGGGCGCAACAGCGGGGCTGGCGGCAAGCCCACCGGCAAGGGCGGAGGAGTCACTGAGAGCCACGACAGTTCCAAGGAGCGCGATTCAGCAGACAAGAGCGAGCCCGCCGCCAAGCCCGCGCCGGACACAGGCGCGCATGCTGCCTCGTCCGGTCATTGA
- a CDS encoding DUF1508 domain-containing protein, whose translation MADKWEFYQDARGEWRWRRIAPNGRIVGASAEGYKNKADCVANARRNGYEG comes from the coding sequence ATGGCTGATAAATGGGAATTCTACCAAGATGCACGAGGCGAGTGGCGTTGGCGGCGTATTGCCCCGAACGGGAGGATTGTTGGTGCTTCTGCAGAGGGCTATAAGAACAAAGCCGATTGCGTGGCGAATGCCCGCCGGAATGGGTACGAAGGATAA
- a CDS encoding nitroreductase family protein, with amino-acid sequence MDVYEAIRKRRSVRAYRPDAIDRKILLRVLDAARLAPSANNRQEWRFVVVTDHDRRQRMMQAANNQGFLGEAPVVIACCAKTDERLMRCGQLAYSIDVAIAIDHMTLAATAEGLGTCWVGSFYEDKVKEVLGIPNDVRVVQLLTMGYPADSPRPKSRLSLDETVCWEAWKL; translated from the coding sequence ATGGACGTTTATGAGGCAATAAGAAAAAGAAGAAGCGTCAGGGCATATAGGCCAGACGCTATCGACAGGAAGATTCTCTTAAGAGTGCTCGATGCGGCGAGGCTCGCCCCCTCGGCAAACAACCGCCAGGAGTGGCGTTTCGTTGTCGTTACCGACCACGACAGGCGCCAGCGCATGATGCAAGCAGCCAACAACCAGGGTTTCCTGGGCGAGGCGCCCGTGGTTATCGCGTGCTGTGCCAAGACTGATGAACGGCTGATGCGATGTGGGCAGCTGGCGTATTCAATAGACGTTGCGATCGCCATAGACCACATGACCCTCGCTGCGACCGCTGAGGGTTTGGGGACCTGTTGGGTCGGCTCCTTTTACGAGGACAAGGTTAAGGAGGTGTTAGGCATTCCTAACGATGTCCGCGTTGTGCAGCTTCTGACCATGGGCTATCCTGCCGACTCGCCAAGACCCAAGAGCAGGCTTTCGCTTGACGAGACCGTCTGCTGGGAGGCCTGGAAGCTGTAG
- a CDS encoding prenyltransferase, which produces MNDEKPSSTYVITQDAPGQNAWLGKLWLWFSLSRPKFQLVGLLPYILGYLLASFYGYSTSWHVMILGGLGVVLIMLVTYYLGEYFDYEGDTINRSFNAFSGGTRVLQTGQVKRSSALVVALLLLIPIAAIGLALQFDYNCGPYTLLLGALGVAAGAFYSAKPVQWAYHGLGEVLIGFSYGWLTVNTGYYLQTGRFNLVGTFVALPIMTSITAVVLINEFPDYEADKAVQKHNLVVLLGPSLAIVLYYILILSTLTFSFFTAVVAFSFPYQFLPLILVPVVLKNLLDAQSGGAATPKTLESLCAGTLLLNMLVIFLPLACVILELARQIIWLEAL; this is translated from the coding sequence ATGAATGATGAGAAGCCCTCCTCAACCTACGTAATCACGCAAGATGCGCCGGGCCAAAACGCTTGGCTTGGGAAACTTTGGCTGTGGTTCAGTCTCTCGAGGCCCAAGTTCCAGCTCGTCGGCCTCTTGCCATACATCCTGGGCTATCTACTGGCGAGTTTTTACGGCTATTCTACTAGCTGGCATGTGATGATTTTGGGCGGTCTGGGTGTCGTGTTGATAATGCTGGTCACGTACTACCTGGGTGAGTACTTCGACTACGAGGGCGACACCATCAACCGTAGTTTTAACGCCTTCTCGGGCGGCACCAGGGTTCTTCAGACGGGTCAGGTCAAGAGGTCTTCTGCGCTCGTCGTTGCGCTGCTGCTGTTAATCCCGATCGCCGCTATCGGGCTAGCCCTGCAATTTGACTACAACTGTGGACCATATACCCTCTTGCTTGGGGCACTCGGCGTAGCGGCGGGGGCATTCTACTCGGCAAAACCCGTTCAATGGGCCTACCACGGACTTGGGGAGGTCCTGATCGGTTTTTCTTACGGCTGGCTCACCGTCAACACCGGCTATTACCTGCAGACTGGCCGTTTCAACCTGGTCGGCACGTTCGTGGCCCTGCCGATCATGACCAGCATCACGGCCGTCGTACTCATCAACGAGTTCCCCGACTACGAGGCGGACAAGGCAGTCCAAAAGCACAATCTGGTGGTCCTGCTCGGTCCTTCGCTCGCCATAGTGCTCTATTACATACTAATTCTATCGACGCTCACATTCTCGTTCTTCACTGCTGTGGTGGCCTTCTCGTTCCCCTATCAGTTTCTGCCACTGATTCTGGTCCCAGTCGTTCTCAAGAATCTGCTTGACGCCCAATCTGGCGGGGCGGCCACGCCCAAGACGCTCGAATCGCTCTGCGCCGGCACGCTGCTTCTTAACATGCTCGTTATCTTTCTGCCGTTGGCCTGCGTAATACTAGAGCTCGCAAGGCAGATTATCTGGCTTGAAGCGTTGTGA
- the grpE gene encoding nucleotide exchange factor GrpE codes for MKQKDVDCHDESESNDQSLKADKRRTSIYKEELQELREKAAKADEYLEDLRRLKAEFDNFRKRWAKERQAIAHYGEEELIGELLTTIDNFERAIAAAKEAGQDGPLLEGVVLVHDQMIDILRSRGLQRISSTGTEFDPNFHEAVSQEITDEVPDNHVIGEVQPGYKFRDRLLRPAKVRVAKTAH; via the coding sequence ATGAAGCAAAAAGACGTGGACTGTCACGATGAGTCGGAGAGCAATGATCAGTCTCTCAAGGCTGACAAGCGCCGAACGAGCATTTACAAAGAAGAGCTCCAAGAACTGAGAGAAAAGGCCGCGAAGGCAGATGAATACCTTGAAGACCTCCGGCGCCTGAAGGCCGAGTTTGATAACTTCAGGAAGCGCTGGGCCAAGGAGAGACAGGCGATCGCCCACTACGGTGAGGAGGAGCTGATCGGGGAACTTCTTACCACCATCGACAACTTCGAGCGGGCTATTGCGGCGGCGAAAGAGGCTGGGCAGGATGGCCCGCTTTTAGAAGGGGTCGTACTGGTCCACGACCAGATGATCGATATCCTCAGAAGTCGCGGGCTACAGCGCATCAGTAGCACTGGCACGGAGTTCGACCCCAATTTCCATGAGGCGGTCAGTCAAGAGATAACTGATGAGGTGCCGGACAACCACGTCATTGGCGAGGTCCAGCCGGGCTACAAGTTCCGCGACCGGCTTTTGAGGCCCGCTAAGGTTCGGGTTGCAAAAACGGCGCATTGA